The following proteins come from a genomic window of Anas acuta chromosome 22, bAnaAcu1.1, whole genome shotgun sequence:
- the TARDBP gene encoding TAR DNA-binding protein 43: MSEYIRVTEDENDEPIEIPSEDDGTVLLSTVTAQFPGACGLRYRNPVSQCMRGVRLVEGILHAPEAGWGNLVYVVNYPKDNKRKMDETDASSAVKVKRAVQKTSDLIVLGLPWKTTEQDLKEYFSTFGEVLMVQVKKDIKTGHSKGFGFVRFTDYETQVKVMSQRHMIDGRWCDCKLPNSKQSPDEPLRSRKVFVGRCTDDMTADDLRQFFAQYGEVVDVFIPKPFRAFAFVTFADDQVAQSLCGEDLIIKGISVHISNAEPKHNSNRQLERGGRFGGNPGGFGNQGGFGNSRGGGGGLGNNQGSNMGGGMNFGAFSINPAMMAAAQAALQSSWGMMGMLASQQNQSGPSGNNQPQGNMQREQNQGFSSGNNSYGGSNSGAAIGWGSASNAGSSSGFNGGFGSSMDSKSSGWGM; the protein is encoded by the exons ATGTCGGAGTATATCCGGGTGACGGAGGATGAGAACGACGAGCCCATCGAGATCCCCTCGGAGGACGACGGCACCGTGCTGCTGTCCACCGTCACGGCTCAGTTCCCCGGGGCCTGCGGGCTGCGCTACAGGAACCCGGTGTCGCAGTGCATGAGGGGCGTCCGGCTGGTCGAGGGGATTCTGCACGCCCCGGAGGCGGGCTGGGGGAACCTGGTCTATGTCGTTAATTACCCCAAAG AtaataagagaaaaatggaTGAAACAGATGCATCGTCAGCCGTGAAAGTAAAACGAGCAGTACAGAAGACTTCAGATTTGATAGTCCTAGGTTTACCCTGGAAAACCACTGAGCAAGACTTAAAGGAATACTTCAGTACATTTGGAGAAGTTCTTATGGTGCAG gTTAAGAAGGATATTAAAACTGGTCACTCaaaaggttttggttttgttcgGTTTACGGATTATGAAACCCAGGTGAAAGTAATGTCTCAGCGACACATGATAGATGGAAGATGGTGTGACTGTAAGCTTCCCAATTCGAAG CAAAGTCCTGACGAACCTTTGCGCAGCAGAAAAGTGTTCGTTGGGCGCTGCACTGATGACATGACAGCTGATGATCTCCGGCAGTTCTTTGCTCAGTACGGAGAAGTGGTAGATGTCTTCATTCCTAAACCCTTCCgagcttttgcttttgttacatTTGCAGATGATCAG GTTGCCCAATCTCTTTGTGGAGAGGACTTGATCATTAAAGGAATCAGCGTACATATATCCAATGCTGAACCTAAGCACAATAGCAATAGACAGTTAGAGAGAGGTGGAAGATTTGGTGGTAATCCGGGAGGCTTTGGGAATCAGGGGGGGTTTGGCAACAGCAGGGGAGGCGGGGGAGGGCTGGGTAACAACCAGGGCAGTAACATGGGTGGGGGAATGAACTTCGGAGCCTTTAGCATCAACCCTGCCAtgatggcagcagcacaggcagccctgcagagcagctggggaatGATGGGCATGCTGGCCAGCCAGCAGAACCAGTCAGGGCCGTCGGGAAACAACCAGCCTCAAGGCAACATGCAGCGGGAGCAGAACCAGGGGTTTAGTTCAGGAAATAACTCTTACGGCGGTTCCAACTCGGGAGCGGCAATAGGCTGGGGCTCGGCCTCGAACGCGGGCTCCAGCAGTGGGTTTAACGGAGGCTTTGGTTCAAGCATGGATTCCAAATCGTCAGGCTGGGGAATGTAG